One part of the Plasmodium yoelii strain 17X genome assembly, chromosome: 13 genome encodes these proteins:
- a CDS encoding biotin--protein ligase 2, putative, which yields MKEEKVIYEKVYCAQNTYRYHLDELDSTQLYCKRNMKKFIENMKIKNFCNMIAVSCNLQTNGIGTKDTKQNINKLWVSEKGNLFVSFAFLWEKNKIEILKCLPQISTVAISKTLEHYNLKCQIKWINDVLINYKKIASCLINVYYIHNETKQRCCPNSCSIKNDYIYVIVGIGINIDLKDKNNLLNNNFTSIKNEINTDLMDNNIIVPSVEETTEKLIENFHDVINNFKNDGFSLFLDYITLRLIYKSKKVIIDQDNNQIIGYLKGIENDGSIILVDDNDMTIHVNNGHMCLYDQIENK from the coding sequence atgaaagaagaaaaagttatatatgaaaaagtTTATTGTGCTCAGAATACCTACAGGTATCATTTAGATGAATTAGACTCAACTCAATTATACTGTAAAaggaatatgaaaaaatttatagaaaatatgaaaataaaaaatttttgtAATATGATAGCAGTTAGTTGTAATTTACAAACAAATGGAATAGGAACAAAAGATactaaacaaaatataaataaattatgggTATCCGAAAAAGGGAATTTATTTGTATCTTTTGCATTTTTatgggaaaaaaataaaattgaaattCTCAAATGTTTACCTCAAATTTCTACTGTTGCTATTAGTAAAACATTAGaacattataatttaaaatgtcaaataaaatggataaatgatgttttaattaattataaaaaaattgcaaGCTGTCtaattaatgtatattatatacacaaTGAAACGAAACAAAGGTGTTGCCCAAATTCTTGCTcgataaaaaatgattatatatatgttatagtAGGAATAGGAATAAATATAGacttaaaagataaaaataatttattaaataacaattttacttccattaaaaatgaaataaataccGATCTTATGGATAATAATATCATAGTACCTAGTGTAGAAGAAACAACTGAAAAGTTGATTGAAAATTTCCATGAtgtaattaataattttaaaaatgacgGCTTTTCATTATTCTTAGATTATATAACATTACGActtatatataaatcaaaaaaagtaataatagatCAAGACAATAATCAAATTATTGGATATTTAAAAGGGATAGAAAATGATGGATCTATTATTTTGGTGGATGATAATGATATGACTATTCATGTGAATAATGGTCATATGTGTCTTTACGACCAAATagagaataaataa
- a CDS encoding 60S ribosomal protein L29, putative — translation MAKSKNHTNHNQNRKAHRNGIKKPKSHKFMSRKGLDPKFFKNQKYCLKGMIKKKQELREKEKEQKQKK, via the exons ATGGCCAAATCAAAAAATCATACTAATCATAATCAG aataGAAAGGCACACAGAAATGGAATTAAGAAACCAAAGTCTCATAAATTTATGTCACGTAAAGGG TTGGATCCAAAATTCTTTAAAAATCAGAAATACTGTTTAAAAGgaatgattaaaaaaaaacaagaattaagagaaaaagaaaaagaacaaaaacaaaaaaaatga
- a CDS encoding ubiquitin carboxyl-terminal hydrolase isozyme L3, putative, with protein sequence MTKKKIWIPIESNPDSLYLYSCKLGQQKLSFVDIYGFSKDLLDMIPKPVHAIIFLYPIKDDIDNNIGSSHINTTNDDSNIWFIKQTVSNSCGTIALLHLLANLRNTFPLDKDSVLDTFFNKVDHLKPEGRAMEFENSDIIEQLHHEFSGNELNSGESIDVDTHFIVFLEINGMLVELDGRKNHPIIHGQTTSTNFVYDAGKLIQDNFISKYQDCHSFSALAIVPNDTV encoded by the exons atgacaaaaaaaaaaatatggataccAATAGAATCGAATCCCGATTCGTTGTATTTGTACTCTTGTAAACTTGGACAACAAAAGTTAAGTTTTGTAGACATTTATGGTTTTAGCAAGGATTTATTAGATATg ATACCTAAACCTGTTCACGCAATAATATTCTTATATCCAATAAAGGATGATATA GATAATAACATTGGTTCAAGTCACATAAATACAACAAATGACGATAGCAACATTTGGTTCATAAAGCAa ACCGTCTCAAATTCTTGTGGTACTATAGCACTTTTGCATTTGCTTGCAAATTTGAGGAATACATTTCCATTAG ATAAAGATTCCGTATTGgacacattttttaataaagttGACCACCTAAAACCGGAAGGCCGCGCAatg gAATTTGAGAATAGCGATATTATTGAACAACTACACCATGAGTTTTCTGGAAATGAATTAAATTCAGGAGAAAGCATTGAT GTTGACACACATTTTATTGTGTTCTTAGAAATAAATGGAATGCTAGTCGAATTG GATGGAAGAAAAAATCACCCCATAATTCATGGCCAAACCACGAGCACCAATTTtgtatat GATGCTGGAAAATTAATCCAAGATAACTTTATAAGCAAATATCAAGATTGCCACAGCTTTTCTGCCCTTGCAATTGTACCAAACGACACAGTGTAA